The Psychrobacillus sp. FSL K6-2836 nucleotide sequence GTAAAAGAAAATATATTATTGCCACTTTCTATTAGTAAAATCTCTAAACAGGAAGCAGAACAACGCTTTCAGGAAATAACAAGAATATTAGACATTCAGGAACTGGCTAATAAATATCCAAATGAAATATCAGGCGGGCAAAAGCAGAGGACTTCTGCAGCGAGAGCGTTAATAAGTAAGCCTACTATTGTTTTTGCTGATGAACCGACGGGGGCGCTGGATTCTAAAGCTGCTACCACTCTATTGAGTAATTTAGAAAAGATTAATAAAGACAAACAAGTAACTATTATGATGGTAACGCATGATGCTGTCGCAGCTAGTTTTTGCTCCAGAGTATTATTTTTAAAAGATGGTCAGTTATATACCGAATTATATAAAGGAGAGAAGAACCGTAAACAGTTCTTCCA carries:
- a CDS encoding ABC transporter ATP-binding protein — encoded protein: MTILSGRKIKKIYGKKATSQEVLKGIDLEVTEGEFVGIMGPSGSGKTTLLNVLASIDKATEGVIEIGGHNLRTMKEKALSNFRREQLGFIFQDYNLLDTLTVKENILLPLSISKISKQEAEQRFQEITRILDIQELANKYPNEISGGQKQRTSAARALISKPTIVFADEPTGALDSKAATTLLSNLEKINKDKQVTIMMVTHDAVAASFCSRVLFLKDGQLYTELYKGEKNRKQFFQEIINTQGVLGGDGYDA